A genomic stretch from Nitrospinota bacterium includes:
- a CDS encoding lysylphosphatidylglycerol synthase domain-containing protein produces the protein MTAILLGIFVFFLLRYKEQLYTVRDISFGQFSLLFVLVLCSVTLNGSKLNQLTRFFSLNLTTREWFGLSSITTTLNSIFFKAGSLATSNYLKRKHDFPYMSFLGSLGADQLILFFMCGTAGGAISFYLMTGTTVEGFQPIAFAYLFIVLTLFLAAKFAPRLQKQNHKILDALVRAIHALHRILKNRKLFSTLCAHNIALIVLTSLRFFVVCKVLQLQVPLVYCFLFTTVMIFVSAVPLFQSDIGSREMAVGLLSELAGTGFNEGLLATLIDRIFVFLLTLLFTIFFKNLLAPSQPPIEKA, from the coding sequence ATGACAGCGATCCTGCTGGGGATTTTCGTTTTTTTTCTGCTCCGCTATAAGGAACAACTTTATACGGTGCGTGATATTTCCTTCGGCCAATTCAGCCTGTTATTTGTACTGGTTCTCTGTTCGGTCACTTTGAACGGCTCAAAGCTAAATCAATTGACTCGATTTTTCTCCTTGAACCTTACCACCAGGGAATGGTTCGGCTTATCGTCGATCACGACCACATTAAACTCTATCTTTTTCAAGGCCGGTTCGCTGGCGACATCAAACTATTTAAAACGAAAACATGACTTTCCGTACATGTCGTTCCTAGGGTCTTTGGGGGCCGATCAATTGATCTTATTTTTCATGTGCGGCACAGCGGGAGGCGCAATTTCTTTTTATTTGATGACCGGGACAACAGTCGAGGGGTTTCAACCCATCGCTTTCGCTTATCTTTTTATCGTCCTGACTCTTTTTCTAGCCGCCAAATTTGCTCCCCGTCTCCAAAAGCAAAATCATAAAATTTTAGACGCTCTGGTGCGGGCGATTCATGCCTTGCACCGCATCCTGAAAAATCGAAAGTTATTTTCGACGCTATGCGCACACAATATCGCCTTGATCGTTCTGACTTCCCTTCGATTTTTCGTCGTCTGCAAAGTTCTGCAACTGCAAGTTCCGCTGGTTTATTGTTTTTTGTTCACCACCGTGATGATCTTCGTATCCGCCGTTCCCTTGTTCCAAAGCGATATCGGCTCTCGAGAAATGGCCGTCGGTCTTTTATCGGAGCTGGCGGGAACCGGCTTCAATGAAGGATTGCTGGCCACGCTCATCGACCGGATCTTCGTGTTTCTTCTGACCCTGCTCTTCACGATTTTCTTTAAAAACCTCCTGGCCCCTTCCCAGCCTCCCATAGAGAAGGCTTGA
- a CDS encoding class I SAM-dependent methyltransferase, with amino-acid sequence MKNKPSLPALLTIKLKQILFPGSKDFWETRYSLGGNSGSGSYGKFAEFKADVLNDFVKEKEIRSVIEFGCGDGNQLSLSEYPQYIGLDVSATALSLCRAKFIEDKNKSFFLYSPSCFVDHQNVFHADLGLSLDVIYHLVEDDVYNAYMDHLFNASRKFIIIYSSDVNKEGGTHARHVRHRNFSQRVQERFPDWKLLEKIKNPYPGKGDFGQGSFADFSVFEKHTP; translated from the coding sequence ATGAAAAATAAACCTTCCCTGCCAGCTCTTTTAACGATCAAACTGAAACAAATCCTGTTTCCGGGGTCGAAGGATTTCTGGGAAACCCGGTATTCTTTGGGAGGCAACTCGGGCTCGGGTTCCTACGGGAAGTTCGCGGAATTCAAGGCGGATGTTCTGAATGACTTTGTTAAGGAAAAGGAAATCCGCTCGGTCATAGAATTTGGCTGTGGCGATGGGAATCAGCTGTCCCTTTCCGAATATCCGCAATACATCGGGTTGGATGTTTCTGCAACCGCCCTTTCCCTTTGCCGGGCGAAATTTATTGAAGATAAAAATAAAAGTTTTTTTCTGTACAGTCCCTCTTGTTTTGTGGATCATCAAAACGTTTTCCATGCGGATCTGGGTCTTTCCCTGGATGTCATTTATCATCTCGTGGAAGATGATGTCTATAACGCCTATATGGACCATTTATTTAATGCGTCCAGAAAATTTATAATCATTTATTCCAGCGATGTGAATAAGGAAGGCGGGACGCATGCCCGGCACGTCCGACACAGAAATTTCTCTCAAAGGGTGCAAGAGCGTTTCCCGGATTGGAAATTGCTGGAGAAAATCAAGAATCCGTATCCAGGAAAGGGAGATTTCGGTCAAGGATCGTTTGCCGATTTTTCCGTATTTGAAAAACACACCCCGTAA
- a CDS encoding ribonuclease Z, translating to MKPIFHPRLVNDVFGDPGLLVEFFDERRALLFDLGDISAIPNGTLLKVSDVFVSHTHIDHFVGFDHLLRIVFGRGKTLRLYGPRNFIANVEGKLAGFTWNLVDRYSNSITLDVTEVHEDHLRRARFRAVDQFKRSDERVEPFVNGLLLEEPSFSVHTAVLEHRVPCLGFALKEMFHVNISKERLDAAHLPAGAWLNELKQAILESKPDDFLVRVPCPEKGRSEFKELPLGPLKEDLTLQSPGQKIAYVVDTVYNADNKSRIVDLVHEADLFFCESPFIAEEEKRGLDRFHLTSRQAGLLAGEAGVRELRTFHFSPKHMGRKVQLREEAQAAFQESRGESKKPVPVD from the coding sequence ATGAAGCCAATTTTTCATCCCCGATTGGTCAACGATGTCTTTGGCGACCCCGGTCTGCTTGTGGAGTTTTTTGATGAACGACGCGCTCTCCTGTTTGACCTTGGGGATATCTCCGCGATTCCCAATGGCACGTTGCTCAAGGTCAGCGACGTTTTTGTCAGTCACACGCACATCGACCATTTTGTCGGCTTCGATCACCTGCTGAGAATTGTTTTTGGCCGAGGCAAAACGCTCAGGCTTTACGGTCCCCGCAATTTCATCGCCAACGTGGAAGGCAAATTGGCGGGCTTCACCTGGAACCTGGTGGACCGCTACAGTAACTCCATCACCCTGGACGTGACAGAGGTTCACGAGGATCATCTGCGCCGGGCGCGCTTTCGGGCCGTTGACCAGTTTAAACGGAGCGACGAGCGCGTGGAACCGTTTGTTAACGGTCTTTTATTGGAAGAGCCTTCGTTTTCCGTGCATACGGCGGTGCTTGAGCACCGCGTTCCCTGTTTAGGATTTGCTCTCAAAGAAATGTTTCATGTCAATATCAGCAAGGAACGTCTGGATGCGGCACATCTTCCCGCCGGTGCCTGGCTGAATGAATTGAAACAGGCGATCCTTGAAAGCAAGCCGGATGATTTTTTAGTCCGGGTTCCCTGTCCGGAGAAAGGTCGATCGGAATTCAAGGAACTTCCTTTAGGGCCGCTGAAAGAGGATCTCACTCTTCAATCGCCGGGGCAGAAGATCGCTTACGTGGTCGATACGGTCTATAATGCGGACAACAAATCCAGAATTGTGGATTTGGTTCACGAGGCGGACCTGTTTTTCTGCGAGTCTCCTTTTATTGCCGAAGAAGAGAAAAGAGGTTTGGATCGGTTTCACCTCACCTCCCGTCAGGCCGGTCTGCTTGCGGGTGAAGCGGGAGTGCGGGAATTACGGACTTTTCATTTTTCACCCAAGCACATGGGGCGCAAGGTGCAATTGCGCGAGGAAGCACAGGCGGCATTTCAGGAAAGCCGGGGCGAAAGTAAAAAGCCCGTCCCTGTGGATTAA
- the prfB gene encoding peptide chain release factor 2 (programmed frameshift), which produces MQEDVKKDSEELRRKIDLLRGYLDVDNYIVEIESLDQEVAQPGFWNDNEKAQKVQQKRAQLQRTVKAWNDLNGECEDLDALIELAEEDDSLVAEIKVAVTALWEKVARAELKAMLSEDNDFNNAIMTINSGAGGTESQDWAHMLLRMYLRWADRNGYKSEILDTQYGEEAGIKSATINFTGDYAFGYLKAEIGVHRLVRISPFDANKRRHTSFASVFVYPEVDDEIDIEIKDEDLKTDVYRASGPGGQGVNTTDSAVRLTHIPSGIVVQCQNERSQFKNKASAMKVLKSRLYEFEMEKQEEEKRSMEKSKKKIEWGSQIRSYVLHPYRLAKDLRTNVEMGNVDAVLDGDLRAFIEAYLMQSKNPVSR; this is translated from the exons ATGCAGGAAGACGTAAAAAAGGACAGCGAAGAATTACGACGGAAGATAGATCTTCTACGGGGGTATCTT GACGTCGATAACTATATTGTAGAAATTGAAAGTCTGGATCAGGAAGTGGCGCAGCCGGGGTTTTGGAATGACAATGAAAAGGCCCAGAAAGTTCAGCAAAAGCGGGCGCAATTACAGCGAACGGTGAAAGCCTGGAATGATCTCAACGGGGAATGCGAGGATCTGGATGCGCTGATCGAGCTTGCGGAAGAGGATGATTCTCTGGTTGCGGAAATCAAAGTCGCTGTAACAGCTCTCTGGGAAAAGGTGGCACGAGCGGAATTAAAGGCGATGTTGTCTGAGGACAACGACTTTAATAACGCCATCATGACCATCAATTCGGGAGCAGGCGGGACCGAATCGCAGGACTGGGCGCATATGTTGTTGCGCATGTACCTCCGCTGGGCCGATCGCAACGGCTACAAATCTGAAATTCTGGACACCCAGTACGGGGAGGAGGCGGGGATCAAAAGCGCCACCATCAATTTTACCGGGGATTATGCCTTTGGCTACCTGAAAGCGGAAATAGGAGTCCATCGGCTGGTGCGTATTTCTCCGTTCGACGCTAACAAGCGGCGTCACACTTCATTTGCTTCCGTTTTTGTTTATCCGGAAGTGGATGACGAAATCGATATTGAAATTAAGGATGAAGATCTCAAGACCGATGTTTACCGCGCCTCGGGGCCGGGCGGGCAGGGCGTTAACACTACTGATTCCGCGGTTCGGTTGACGCACATCCCTTCAGGCATCGTCGTTCAGTGTCAGAACGAGAGATCCCAGTTTAAAAATAAAGCCTCGGCCATGAAAGTGCTTAAATCGCGGCTTTATGAGTTTGAAATGGAAAAGCAGGAAGAAGAAAAACGGTCGATGGAAAAATCGAAGAAAAAAATCGAGTGGGGGAGCCAGATTCGTTCTTACGTCCTGCACCCTTACCGCTTGGCGAAGGACTTGAGGACCAACGTGGAAATGGGCAATGTGGATGCTGTTTTGGATGGCGATCTCAGGGCGTTCATCGAAGCGTATTTGATGCAAAGCAAGAATCCGGTGTCGAGGTAA
- a CDS encoding glycosyltransferase family 2 protein: protein MTPLPFQFSESPTLDLSIVIVNFNTRDITLDCLRSIHTHTQDISFEILVLDNHSSDGSAQAIRENFPQVVLIENEDNRGFSAANNQGLRISKGRYAVLLNSDTLLVENCFAAIVCYLDAHPEFSILGPEILDANNQPCSMRLWEDTAYDAALKILGRFDVASEFNKMGVRETKEVEVVGGSCFVIKREIFATMGLLDENYFLYNEEDDFCRRARRLGKKICYFPEAHLQHLLGQSTHQPEIREKVILETYKSNLYFFSKYYSVPWNILLRSLYNLTFAFGILRSLWKITTGRTPLEEEDSIPLKLKLLFMKIQKPGKS, encoded by the coding sequence TTGACCCCGCTCCCCTTCCAGTTTTCTGAGAGTCCCACCTTAGACCTTTCCATCGTCATCGTCAATTTCAACACGCGCGACATCACCCTCGACTGTTTGCGATCCATCCATACCCACACCCAGGATATTTCTTTTGAAATTCTGGTGCTGGACAATCATTCCAGCGATGGCAGTGCTCAAGCCATCAGGGAGAATTTCCCGCAGGTGGTGCTGATTGAAAATGAGGACAACCGGGGGTTTTCCGCCGCCAATAACCAGGGCCTGCGCATTTCAAAGGGAAGATACGCCGTTTTGCTCAACAGCGACACCCTGTTAGTGGAAAACTGTTTTGCCGCCATCGTCTGCTACCTCGATGCCCACCCGGAGTTCTCCATTCTGGGGCCGGAGATTCTCGATGCCAATAATCAGCCCTGCTCCATGCGTTTATGGGAGGACACCGCCTATGATGCGGCCTTAAAAATTCTCGGTCGCTTCGACGTCGCTTCCGAATTCAATAAAATGGGCGTGCGGGAAACCAAAGAGGTGGAGGTGGTCGGCGGTTCCTGTTTTGTCATCAAGAGAGAGATTTTTGCAACGATGGGTTTACTGGACGAAAATTATTTTTTATACAACGAGGAAGATGACTTCTGTCGCCGCGCCCGCCGTCTGGGGAAAAAGATCTGCTATTTTCCCGAAGCCCACCTGCAGCATCTGCTAGGCCAAAGCACGCATCAGCCCGAAATCAGGGAAAAAGTGATTCTCGAAACTTACAAGAGCAACCTGTATTTTTTCTCCAAATACTACTCGGTCCCCTGGAATATTCTATTACGATCCCTCTACAACCTGACCTTTGCATTTGGAATTCTACGTTCGCTCTGGAAGATCACGACCGGCAGGACGCCTCTGGAAGAGGAAGACTCCATACCTCTCAAATTAAAACTGCTATTCATGAAAATTCAAAAACCTGGAAAATCTTGA
- a CDS encoding fused MFS/spermidine synthase encodes MASLVFGAEPCHPIKPAQRVQIMKLFKDPPPSSKFEILSRTRSRFNEIYVIKNGDQIEMWFKEGGQFFLQSRLNLESRESPVLIYSKMMLASLLFQSFPGRILMMGLGGGSISNALHHAFPETHIDVVEVDPNVIDICKRFFYLRETENYRIHPMDARIFIQSQIGKNTYDLILLDAFKSGSVPFHLKTEEFYQEILEVLSPNGVVASNLYGKSNLQKPNDRTTFDTMFSNLYFFEDPEQVATVLIATNQERFWSEGDVRRAADAFKVSVPFSMPELASMYRPDLLGPAKGEKFLDDFETRDFRRAVEENNTHRGKKIQYPIKSYS; translated from the coding sequence ATGGCATCCCTGGTCTTCGGAGCAGAACCCTGCCATCCCATTAAACCGGCTCAGCGAGTGCAGATCATGAAACTTTTCAAGGATCCACCCCCTTCCTCCAAGTTCGAAATACTTTCCAGGACTCGCAGTCGGTTCAACGAAATTTATGTGATTAAAAATGGCGATCAGATAGAAATGTGGTTCAAGGAAGGTGGACAATTTTTTCTTCAAAGTCGTCTGAACCTGGAAAGCCGGGAATCGCCGGTATTGATCTATTCTAAAATGATGCTGGCCTCCCTGTTGTTCCAGAGTTTCCCGGGAAGGATTTTGATGATGGGCTTAGGGGGAGGGTCTATTTCAAATGCACTGCATCATGCGTTCCCTGAAACTCACATTGATGTGGTCGAAGTGGACCCCAACGTTATCGACATCTGCAAGCGGTTTTTTTATTTACGCGAAACAGAAAATTATAGAATCCACCCGATGGATGCCCGCATCTTCATTCAAAGCCAGATCGGAAAGAATACTTATGACCTGATTTTACTGGATGCTTTTAAAAGCGGCTCGGTTCCATTTCATTTGAAAACCGAAGAATTTTATCAGGAAATTCTGGAAGTGCTATCTCCGAATGGGGTGGTCGCGTCCAACCTCTATGGAAAAAGTAACTTGCAAAAACCAAATGACCGCACCACATTCGATACCATGTTTAGCAATTTGTATTTTTTTGAAGATCCGGAACAAGTTGCGACCGTGCTGATTGCGACCAATCAGGAGCGATTCTGGTCCGAGGGTGATGTTCGCCGCGCCGCCGATGCTTTTAAAGTCAGCGTCCCGTTTTCCATGCCCGAGCTTGCATCGATGTACCGTCCGGACCTGCTGGGTCCTGCCAAGGGGGAAAAATTCCTAGATGATTTTGAAACCAGGGATTTTCGCAGGGCGGTCGAGGAAAATAACACCCATCGCGGGAAAAAAATTCAATACCCGATCAAGAGCTATTCTTAA
- a CDS encoding phosphoenolpyruvate carboxykinase: protein MPLKGLKHKIGLEHHGIRNVKEVHWNLSTPDLYEHIIRRSEGVLSHLGPICVATGEHTGRAPNDKFIVHESSSHENIWWENNKSFTVEQFDALHARVLAYLQGREIYVQDCYAGAASEHQLHIRVMTENAWHSLFARNMFIQIKDLTKLESHDPGFTVIHVPGFKAVPAIDGTNSDVFVIVDYSKQLVLIGGTSYAGEIKKSIFSVLNYILPQKNNVLSMHCSANIGKDGNSAIFFGLSGTGKTTLSADKDRVLIGDDEHGWSDDGVFNFEGGCYAKVIRLSQEAEPDIYQCTRQFGTILENVPVDVTTRRLDLDDSSLTENTRASYPISHIPNATPTGQGGHPNHVIMLTCDAYGIMPPVSKLTPEQAMYHFISGYTAKIAGTEKGLSREPTAIFSTCFGAPFMTLHPSVYANMLGEKIAKHNVSCWLVNTGWTGGPYGVGTRMEIAHTRAMIKAILEGQLDKVSTTKDPVFGLQIPDQVADVPSEVLNPRNTWKRPQDYDEKAKELAKQFVENFKKYEKTVTKEILAASPSPAATVGKSPVKIHKLKK, encoded by the coding sequence ATGCCTCTCAAAGGCCTCAAGCACAAGATCGGTTTAGAGCACCACGGGATCAGGAATGTCAAGGAAGTTCACTGGAATCTTTCGACACCCGACCTTTACGAACATATCATCCGCAGATCTGAAGGCGTTCTTTCCCATCTGGGACCCATTTGTGTTGCCACCGGCGAACATACCGGCCGTGCCCCCAACGACAAATTCATTGTTCACGAATCTTCCAGCCATGAAAATATCTGGTGGGAAAACAACAAGTCCTTCACGGTGGAACAGTTTGACGCCCTGCATGCACGCGTCCTGGCCTATCTGCAGGGAAGAGAGATTTATGTTCAGGATTGTTATGCCGGAGCCGCATCAGAACATCAACTGCATATCCGCGTCATGACAGAAAACGCCTGGCACAGTCTGTTTGCCCGCAACATGTTTATCCAGATCAAGGATCTGACCAAATTAGAATCTCATGACCCCGGATTTACAGTCATTCACGTTCCCGGTTTCAAAGCGGTTCCTGCCATAGACGGAACCAATTCGGATGTGTTCGTGATCGTCGACTACAGCAAACAGCTGGTATTGATCGGCGGAACCAGCTACGCAGGGGAAATCAAAAAGTCCATATTCTCGGTTCTCAATTATATTCTGCCGCAGAAAAATAACGTGCTGTCCATGCATTGTTCCGCAAATATTGGCAAAGACGGGAACAGTGCGATTTTCTTTGGTTTGTCGGGAACCGGAAAGACCACGCTTTCTGCGGATAAAGACCGGGTTCTGATCGGAGATGACGAGCACGGATGGAGCGACGATGGCGTATTCAATTTTGAAGGCGGATGTTACGCCAAGGTCATCCGCCTGTCCCAGGAAGCAGAACCGGATATTTACCAGTGCACCCGGCAATTCGGCACCATCCTGGAGAATGTGCCGGTAGACGTGACCACGCGCCGTCTGGACCTGGATGATTCCAGCCTGACGGAAAACACCCGGGCCAGCTATCCGATTTCACACATCCCCAATGCCACACCAACAGGACAGGGCGGCCACCCCAATCATGTGATCATGCTGACCTGCGACGCTTACGGCATCATGCCTCCTGTCTCAAAATTAACGCCTGAGCAGGCTATGTACCATTTCATCTCAGGGTACACAGCCAAAATCGCTGGAACCGAAAAGGGACTGAGCCGGGAACCCACCGCGATTTTCAGCACCTGCTTTGGGGCGCCGTTCATGACTCTCCATCCTTCCGTGTATGCGAATATGCTGGGAGAAAAAATTGCGAAACATAATGTATCTTGCTGGCTGGTCAACACCGGCTGGACCGGAGGCCCCTACGGAGTGGGAACCCGGATGGAAATCGCCCATACCCGTGCCATGATCAAGGCGATTCTTGAAGGACAACTCGATAAAGTGTCCACCACTAAAGACCCCGTTTTTGGACTGCAAATTCCCGACCAGGTCGCCGATGTTCCGTCTGAAGTGCTCAACCCCAGAAATACCTGGAAACGGCCGCAAGATTACGATGAAAAAGCCAAGGAACTGGCCAAGCAGTTTGTTGAAAACTTTAAGAAATATGAAAAAACCGTCACCAAGGAAATTCTTGCAGCCAGCCCCAGTCCTGCGGCGACGGTTGGTAAGAGCCCGGTAAAGATTCACAAGTTGAAAAAATAA
- the pdxA gene encoding 4-hydroxythreonine-4-phosphate dehydrogenase PdxA: MKHPSRIAITMGDPAGVGPEIIIKAFQDGDLFSLCQGMVVGDARFLEAIARQMGFQIAVHSISSLEQARFEPGTLDVLDLKNVPEDLQCGKATAAGGKASVEFIRRAVKLAMDHQVDAITTAPINKESIHKAGFHFPGHTELLAHETKSLNVALMLAGDNLRVVLTTTHLPLSEVASQVTEERVLTTIRLTHQWLKQHVTEKPKIAVTGLNPHCGDGGIFGDEETTAILPALATAQEEGLQVDGPFPADSLFARNQYKTYDAVIAMYHDQGMIPIKMDSKGTAVNITLGLPILRTSVDHGTAYDIAGTGTACPESLKIAVKAAIKLSRPTTVTH; encoded by the coding sequence TTGAAGCATCCATCGCGAATCGCCATTACGATGGGAGACCCCGCTGGTGTCGGTCCCGAAATCATCATCAAAGCCTTTCAGGATGGAGACCTGTTCTCCCTGTGCCAGGGAATGGTCGTCGGCGATGCACGCTTTCTGGAAGCCATCGCCCGGCAGATGGGATTTCAAATCGCCGTCCACTCGATTTCTTCTCTTGAACAGGCCCGGTTTGAGCCCGGCACACTCGATGTTCTCGATCTAAAAAACGTTCCGGAAGATCTGCAATGCGGAAAGGCCACGGCGGCAGGAGGAAAAGCCTCTGTTGAGTTCATTCGCCGCGCCGTCAAACTGGCGATGGACCATCAGGTCGATGCCATCACCACCGCCCCCATCAACAAGGAAAGCATCCATAAAGCAGGGTTCCACTTTCCCGGCCACACGGAACTGCTGGCCCATGAAACCAAAAGCCTCAATGTCGCCCTGATGCTGGCCGGAGACAACCTGCGCGTCGTCCTTACGACCACTCACTTGCCGCTAAGTGAAGTCGCATCACAGGTCACGGAGGAACGGGTCCTGACCACGATTCGCTTGACGCACCAGTGGCTCAAACAACATGTGACAGAGAAACCAAAAATCGCGGTCACCGGATTGAACCCGCATTGCGGCGATGGCGGAATTTTTGGGGATGAAGAAACAACAGCCATCCTCCCGGCGTTGGCAACTGCTCAGGAAGAGGGCTTGCAGGTGGACGGACCCTTCCCCGCCGACTCGTTGTTCGCTCGCAATCAGTATAAAACTTATGACGCCGTGATCGCCATGTATCACGACCAGGGAATGATTCCCATCAAAATGGATTCCAAGGGAACCGCAGTAAATATCACCCTGGGCCTGCCGATTCTTCGGACATCGGTGGACCACGGCACCGCCTACGATATTGCAGGTACGGGAACCGCCTGCCCTGAAAGTCTGAAAATCGCCGTCAAAGCCGCGATTAAACTTTCCAGGCCGACAACAGTAACTCACTGA
- the rsmA gene encoding 16S rRNA (adenine(1518)-N(6)/adenine(1519)-N(6))-dimethyltransferase RsmA: MKKRPLGQNFLTDLSIAQEIVQLAGISPADAVLEIGPGKGVLTRYLLDSANPLTALEIDKKLCQELAQKFAGKTNFQLIEADATKFDYSSAGPRFKVISNLPYYAATHIVKRLIDYRSRITDMTVMLQKEVVDRFVASPGQKEYGSLSVFIQFHCQVERLLEIPNTAFFPPPKIDSSLVKLTPRLAPEVQVEDQDTFFKVVHAAFFHKRKMLKNNLKVWEDQFLQDNNKIRLAGIDLSRRGETLSMQEFATLSNYLHTLHD; this comes from the coding sequence ATGAAGAAGCGGCCCCTCGGTCAAAACTTTTTAACCGACCTGTCCATCGCCCAGGAAATCGTTCAGTTGGCCGGAATATCTCCTGCCGATGCAGTCCTGGAAATTGGACCCGGCAAAGGTGTGCTCACCCGATACCTGTTGGATAGCGCAAACCCATTGACCGCATTGGAGATCGACAAAAAACTGTGCCAGGAACTTGCACAAAAATTTGCCGGAAAAACCAACTTTCAACTGATCGAAGCCGATGCCACCAAATTTGATTACAGCAGCGCCGGGCCCCGGTTCAAGGTGATATCCAACCTGCCCTATTACGCGGCAACCCACATCGTCAAGCGGCTGATCGACTATCGGTCGCGAATCACTGACATGACGGTGATGCTGCAAAAAGAGGTCGTGGACCGGTTTGTCGCCAGCCCCGGTCAAAAGGAATATGGCTCGCTCAGCGTGTTCATTCAATTTCACTGCCAGGTCGAGCGTCTGCTGGAAATTCCAAATACCGCTTTTTTTCCGCCGCCCAAAATAGATTCATCATTGGTTAAATTGACGCCCCGGCTTGCCCCCGAAGTACAAGTCGAGGATCAGGATACTTTTTTCAAAGTCGTGCATGCCGCGTTTTTTCATAAGCGAAAAATGTTGAAAAACAATTTGAAAGTCTGGGAAGATCAATTCCTGCAAGACAACAATAAAATTCGCCTGGCGGGAATCGATCTTTCCCGCAGGGGAGAAACACTTTCCATGCAGGAATTTGCCACTCTGTCAAATTACCTCCACACACTTCATGACTGA
- the cobA gene encoding uroporphyrinogen-III C-methyltransferase, with the protein MTDTTPPKGRVVLVGAGPGDEGLLTLRGKEWLEKADVIVYDHLVNGNMMRFASENTETIYAGKKEGYATLSQEEINSLLISHARQGKTVIRLKGGDPFLFGRGGEEALALKEAGIEFTIVPGVTSPFGVAAYAGIPLTHRDISSTVTIVTGSNEKNQKDAHIDWEKIASRSGTLVFLMGARKLPLICEKLMKFGKDPETPIAVIQWGTTARQKTWKGTLKTIVATAMQEKIAPPALTIIGEVVNMKPMIEWYERLPLFGKTIVITRAENQSDSMVQLLQEKGADPFSFPVIQTVPPENWTPLDQALARISEYHGLIFTSANGVKFFMQRLKEKQQDIRDLKGVRIFTIGPKTENAINAFGIQVDVVPEDFVAESLIESLGQENVKGKRFLIPRAAVAREILPDQLRQMGAEVDVVPAYQTILPKRKNPDFARRLQDGAISVITFTSSSTVTNFLDLLDPELHPHLQRVAFACIGPITADTARARGLNVEIVPKQYTVEALVAAIEDHYADKTG; encoded by the coding sequence ATGACTGATACGACCCCTCCAAAAGGCCGCGTCGTTCTGGTCGGAGCCGGCCCCGGCGATGAAGGTCTGCTGACCTTAAGAGGCAAGGAATGGCTGGAGAAGGCCGATGTCATCGTTTATGACCATCTGGTCAATGGCAACATGATGCGTTTCGCCAGTGAAAATACCGAAACCATTTATGCCGGGAAAAAGGAAGGCTATGCCACCCTTTCCCAGGAAGAGATCAATTCGCTTCTCATCAGCCACGCAAGACAAGGAAAAACCGTGATCCGCCTGAAAGGCGGAGACCCCTTCCTGTTTGGTCGTGGCGGCGAAGAAGCACTGGCACTAAAAGAAGCGGGAATCGAGTTTACCATCGTCCCCGGCGTCACCTCGCCATTCGGGGTTGCGGCCTACGCCGGCATCCCTTTAACGCATAGGGACATCTCCTCCACCGTGACCATTGTCACTGGAAGCAACGAAAAAAACCAGAAAGACGCCCACATCGACTGGGAAAAAATCGCCAGCCGGTCGGGAACGCTGGTCTTTCTCATGGGAGCCCGCAAGCTTCCGCTCATCTGCGAGAAGCTGATGAAATTCGGAAAGGATCCCGAAACCCCGATAGCGGTGATCCAATGGGGAACCACCGCCCGGCAAAAAACCTGGAAAGGCACCTTAAAAACCATCGTTGCGACCGCGATGCAGGAAAAAATCGCCCCGCCCGCCTTGACCATCATCGGCGAAGTGGTGAACATGAAACCCATGATCGAGTGGTATGAACGCTTGCCGCTGTTCGGAAAAACAATCGTCATCACCCGAGCGGAGAACCAATCCGACTCCATGGTTCAGCTGTTACAGGAAAAAGGAGCGGATCCGTTTTCCTTCCCGGTCATCCAAACGGTTCCCCCTGAAAATTGGACTCCTCTCGATCAAGCTCTAGCGCGCATATCCGAATACCATGGTCTGATATTCACCAGCGCCAACGGGGTGAAATTTTTCATGCAACGGTTAAAGGAAAAACAGCAAGACATCCGCGATCTTAAAGGAGTCAGAATATTCACCATCGGCCCAAAAACCGAGAACGCAATCAACGCTTTCGGTATTCAGGTAGATGTAGTACCAGAAGATTTCGTTGCTGAATCCTTGATCGAAAGTCTGGGCCAGGAAAATGTGAAAGGAAAACGCTTCCTGATTCCCCGCGCAGCGGTGGCGAGAGAAATTCTGCCCGATCAACTGCGGCAAATGGGAGCCGAGGTCGATGTAGTTCCCGCATACCAAACCATTCTGCCAAAAAGAAAAAACCCGGACTTTGCCCGCCGCTTGCAAGACGGCGCCATTTCGGTTATCACCTTCACCTCCTCTTCCACGGTGACCAATTTCCTTGATTTGCTCGACCCCGAATTGCACCCTCATTTGCAGCGCGTCGCCTTCGCCTGCATCGGCCCGATCACTGCCGACACTGCCAGAGCGAGAGGACTGAACGTAGAGATTGTCCCAAAACAATACACCGTAGAGGCCCTGGTCGCCGCGATTGAAGATCACTATGCCGATAAAACCGGGTAA